The sequence agagtaactctattataaagttagatttgctccaatggttcactctataatagagttactctataatagactgaaatatagagtaatcttatttttttactccaaatatagagtgaaaaaacaagaatattctatatttcactctattatagagtaactctattatagagtgaaccattggagcaaatctaACTCTATagtagagttactctattttagagtgaaatatagagaaaattatagtgtaccattggagatggtctaagagcGCTATAGATACAATATTACGAAGATAATATattcactttatttttttatttttttggaacacaTTTTCACTTACTTAAAACACAAAACTTTATGCAAGCACATATCAATAACAATAGATAAGATACGAAACAATGGAAACAACCACCGATACAGTTTCATTCTTTAGCCGACCGACGAGCCAAGagtaagaagagagagagagagagagagagtcagtGAGATAGATATGTGTTTGCTTGGTGAAATATCCTGACGACACTTCAAATTCGAGACGGGGCAGTCTCCACATGGCTTTGTGCGGCTTCAGTTGACGTCTCCTCCTCTTTAGTAATTTTGGATGGATCTTCATGATGAACAGTGTAAGAGAGTGGAATCACCGGTTCCGTCACCGTGACATCAACTGGGTGCATTTCCGACAAACCTAACGGACTCATCACAACAATAGTCTTAAGTTGTTCTGATGAACTGTTATTCTTTTTCCCAATATCTAATTTCTCCCCTGAGTTTCTGTAAACTCCATACAAAACCATTTGTACCAACCCTAGTATGAATCCCACCACGTTTGGAATCTACAAAAATCATTTTCCAAAATCTCAGTAACCTCTTTTtacctttgtttttttttaccaaaaacatgaCACTTATGAAAATAAATGCTTACAGCAATGCATATGTCGTGGAGAAATGCGCCATATGCGAACCACATAACAGCGCTTATAGTGAGGAAGAAAGAAAGCGTGAAGGGCATGAACTCCACACTCTTGGTCTTTATCACACGAGCCTTTTGTAcaaccaaaaaaacataaatcaacATTATGTTACCCAAAAGTTCTGATttgttttgaaataaatttGTGAATTTAACAAAACACAAAACGCGTAGTTACCACAATCATTAGAGGGGCAGCGAAAACAGAAACAGATATAGCAACGCAAATCCAGCCGATGACAGAGACTTGGAGGCTAGGGCGTTTAACCGCAAAATGTGTAACCATTATAATCAACGAGAAGAAAGCAACATTCATCGTCAAGAACAACTTAATAGCCGCCATCTGCAATGCATAAGAGAATATTTAGATTCATTATTCTTGTAACAAAATCAAAGGAGGACGCTGGGTAGAATTAAGAAACTTACCTTTTTCTCCTTGGTAGCGTAAGTGAAGAACATGGCAATGTAGATAGTCTCCACAACGCAGCCGAAAGAGTTGATGGTAATTAGGAGAAAAGCGTCTTGCTTAGTCAATGCGTAATAGAGCCATAGCATGCAGCTAAATAGTGACACTTGGTACGGTAGAGACTGGAAACTTTCAGTCGATTTGTTCTTGTATATTCTATAAAACGTCGGCCTGCAAAATTTCACAACAAAAATAAGAGAATAGTTTCTTAGCTAATTAttctcaaataattatttttataaataactactCCCTAAGAAATTGCATGTACTTACACGGGAGCCAGGAATACAAGGAAGGATATTGCGTTTCCTGCCATTTCATTAGgaaaaaacaataaaagaatGAGTTGATTGTAGAATTAAAAGGCTTCTAGGTTTGTGGAGACATGAATGAAAACAACACAAGTTCTCTAACCAACCTCAACAGGAATTAAATTGCTGCATTAACCGCACTACACGTACCGAGTATATGGACAACAATGCGTGACGATTTCAATTTGTAAAGCTTTACTATTGATCTATTTTCTGGTAGTTTAggattttatttacaaaattagaAGATCATTAATGACTCGTCTATATGTTTCTAAATGAAGAAAATTCTGGAAACGAGTACAAAATATATGTACTTATATTAGTAGGTAGGTCATGCATGATGAACTTCTCGTCTAATTAATGAACCgtacaatttaaaattattgaacTAGAAGACCCATGGGCCATGAGAGATCGAAAAGAGAACAGCTAAGGAACAGACTAG comes from Brassica rapa cultivar Chiifu-401-42 chromosome A02, CAAS_Brap_v3.01, whole genome shotgun sequence and encodes:
- the LOC103850848 gene encoding bidirectional sugar transporter SWEET15 — encoded protein: MGVMVNHHLLAIIFGILGNAISFLVFLAPVPTFYRIYKNKSTESFQSLPYQVSLFSCMLWLYYALTKQDAFLLITINSFGCVVETIYIAMFFTYATKEKKMAAIKLFLTMNVAFFSLIIMVTHFAVKRPSLQVSVIGWICVAISVSVFAAPLMIVARVIKTKSVEFMPFTLSFFLTISAVMWFAYGAFLHDICIAIPNVVGFILGLVQMVLYGVYRNSGEKLDIGKKNNSSSEQLKTIVVMSPLGLSEMHPVDVTVTEPVIPLSYTVHHEDPSKITKEEETSTEAAQSHVETAPSRI